Proteins found in one Coffea eugenioides isolate CCC68of chromosome 5, Ceug_1.0, whole genome shotgun sequence genomic segment:
- the LOC113772579 gene encoding zinc finger CCCH domain-containing protein 18-like, with translation MDSIEAAKVVHDRIMKLEPEHDVARKIVGYIYLHDFPDQEMIRLALGPDQLIRSLVQKAKAALMLGSTPVPSPPISPNMNPTPISDHSLQYTTFSPASPRRFSSPAAFRVSASYWERQLATDQQPLSNGDFIPVTYPDSVPDDHRFENQFLGMEEQLEPVSLRNLDFPGDFYYPEAAFCNANGGGSRVPLSQLEFPIKTCHYFNRGFCKHGSNCRYFHGQPFPDSYPQVFGPSSNENAYEDQLLSPGSLEKLEFEITELLKCRRGNPVSIASLPMIYYEKYGRTLQAEGYLTESQRHGKAGYSLTKLLARLKGSIRLIDRPHGQHAVILAEDAPKYMESRGEKNDPGPIVSGSRQIYLTFPAESTFSEEDVYNYFSTFGPVQDVRIPCQQKRMFGFVTFGSADTVKMILSKGNPHYVCGARVLVKPYREKSKLVDRKFPEKLESPMCYHLDHINMDSELQARWHSPRVRKIQGQEQEQQVIELERRMSQLKLARKPLASRSFFGHSMDELKLSEDCFKLSLPENYNHFLDVLSYGSTSDDNLKRRGTNFTDQGSNEGLNLPDSPFELPVASSISSVI, from the exons ATGGATTCCATTGAGGCTGCTAAAGTTGTACATGACAGAATAATGAAATTAGAACCTGAACATGATGTTGCTAGGAAGATAGTTGGATATATTTACTTACATGACTTCCCTGATCAAGAGATGATAAGATTAGCTCTGGGACCTGACCAATTAATCCGTAGTTTGGTACAGAAAGCGAAGGCTGCGCTAATGTTAGGCTCGACACCAGTTCCGTCTCCTCCAATTTCACCTAATATGAATCCTACTCCTATTTCAGATCATTCTCTTCAATATACCACTTTTTCACCTGCTTCCCCTCGGCGCTTTTCATCTCCTGCTGCTTTCCGGGTTTCAGCTTCATACTGGGAACGCCAATTAGCCACTGACCAACAGCCTTTGAGTAATGGGGATTTTATACCAGTAACTTATCCTGATTCAGTCCCTGATGATCATAGGTTCGAAAATCAGTTTCTGGGCATGGAAGAACAGCTAGAACCAGTGAGCCTAAGAAATTTGGATTTTCCTGGTGATTTTTATTACCCTGAAGCTGCATTTTGCAATGCAAATGGTGGAGGCAGCAGGGTTCCTCTTAGCCAACTTGAGTTTCCAATCAAGACTTGTCACTATTTCAACAGGGGGTTTTGTAAGCATGGCAGTAATTGTAGGTACTTTCATGGACAACCGTTTCCAGATAGCTATCCTCAAGTTTTTGGCCCTAGTTCAAATGAGAATGCTTATGAAGATCAACTGTTGTCGCCTGGTTCCCTTGAAAAATTGGAATTCGAAATCACAGAGCTCTTGAAATGTAGAAGAGGGAACCCAGTTTCAATTGCATCACTGCCGATGATCTACTATGAAAAATATGGGAGAACTCTTCAGGCTGAAGGATATCTGACTGAGAGCCAGAGACATGGTAAAGCTGGTTATAGTTTGACAAAACTGCTTGCTCGATTGAAGGGCAGTATTCGCCTGATTGACAG GCCTCATGGACAGCATGCAGTGATACTGGCTGAAGATGCACCAAAGTACATGGAATCGCGGGGTGAAAAAAATGATCCTGGTCCAATTGTTAGTGGTTCACGACAAATATATCTAACATTTCCAGCTGAGAGCACTTTTTCAGAGGAAGATGTCTACAATTACTTCAG TACTTTTGGCCCAGTTCAAGATGTTAGAATTCCTTGTCAGCAGAAACGGATGTTTGGTTTTGTAACTTTTGGTAGTGCTGACACTGTCAAGATGATTTTGTCAAAAGGGAATCCACATTATGTTTGTGGTGCTCGTGTTCTTGTGAAACCCTACAGGGAAAAGTCAAAGCTTGTTGACAG GAAGTTTCCAGAGAAGCTTGAGTCTCCAATGTGCTACCATCTGGACCACATAAATATGGATTCTGAGCTTCAAGCTA GATGGCATTCACCCAGAGTCAGAAAAATTCAAGGGCAGGAGCAGGAGCAACAGGTCATTGAATTGGAGAGACGCATGTCACAGTTAAAATTAGCAAGAAAACCTCTTGCCAGTCGATCTTTTTTTGGCCATTCCATGGATGAACTAAAACTTTCAGAAG ATTGTTTTAAGCTTTCATTGCCAGAGAACTATAATCATTTTCTGGATGTTTTGAGTTACGGATCAACAAGTGATGATAACCTAAAACGTCGTGGCACTAACTTTACTGATCAAGGGAG CAATGAAGGTTTGAATCTCCCTGACAGCCCATTTGAATTGCCGGTAGCAAGCAGCATTTCTTCTGTTATATAG